The Armatimonadota bacterium nucleotide sequence CCGAACTCGTGGTGGCCGTGCGTGGGGTTGGGCGAGTCCTCGGGCTTGCGCACGAAGTCGTGCGTGGGCACGAACACCACATTGCCGCCGAGTTCGGGCCTTTCCGCCGCCGCGGCCTGCGCCTTTCGCAGCGCGTCCCAGCCGCCTTCGGCCTTCACCCAGGGGCCGGTGAGTTCCCCGATGACGACGGGCAGCTTGGGAGTTTTGAACTCGCGCCGAACGTCCAGGATCAGGTTGACCAGATTCTCCTCGTATTCGGGCACCGCCGTCTTTGGCTCCACGCCGTCGTTCCAGCCGTGATACCAGACGAAGCCGGCCAACTCGCAGCGTCGGCCCTTGAGTTCGGGGAAGTCCTTGTCCAGGTTGGCGATCGCCTCGCGTACTTGGGCGATCATGAGCGTGTAGTACTTGCCCACCTCGCCGCCGGAAGAGGGTGGGCGGAAGTCCTTGTAAAGGCTCTTGCCGCCCCAGGCCGTCTTGACGAGCAGCACGGGGTTCTTGAAGTGGTTGCCGACGACGTGGCCGAACTGAAGCTCCGGCCCGAAGTGGTGCGTGCCGCCGTAGACTGCGAATCCGACACCCAAAGGACCGACCAGCAGCGGACGGTTCTCGCGCTGGTAGCGCACCCATACGTCGTCGCGCACCGTCCACCGGCCGTCGGCGCCTTTCAAGTGCTTGAACATAGCGGCTTTGGCAGGGTCGGCCATGAGCGTTTCGAGCGTGCCCTTGCCGTTGTTGTAGTCGGGGCCGGCCAGGTCCACGACCGCCTGGCCTTCCATGTTGGATTGTCCTGCGAGGATGAACACCTTGACGGGACCTTTGGGGACCTGCGCCGGCAACGCAAGCCCTGCGAGCATGTGGGCGCCGAGAACGGTCAAGAGCAGCATGACGGTGTTTTACTTCCTTTCGGCGACGGAAGCGGCTACACCCGTGTCGTGAGGTCTGATGGGGTGCGTCTCCGCAGGCAATTCGGACAATATCCTGGTAGCGTAGCGACATGAGCCCGCTCATTGCCCTCGCCATGCTTTCGTCGCAAACCCCCCAGGCCAGCCCGGATCCCTACGCCAACGAGACCCCCGCCCAGCGGGATGTGCGCATGAAGTGGTTCCGCGAGGCGCGCTTCGGCATGTTCATCCACTGGGGCGTTTACTCGGTGCCCGCAGGGGTTTACGATGGCAAACCGATCGGCGGCATCGGCGAGTGGATCATGCATCAAGGCAGGATCCCGGTGGATCGCTACCGCGCCTACGCCAAGGAGTTCAACCCGGTCAAGTACGACGCCGACAGATGGGTGCGGATCGCCAAGAACGCCGGCATGAAGTACATCGTGATCACGAGCAAGCACCACGACGGCTTCGCGATGTTCGACTCCAAGGCCTCAGACTGGAACATCGTGAAGGCCACGCCGTTCGGGCGCGACCCGCTTGCCGAACTCGCCAAGGCCTGCCAGAAGCATGGCCTCCGGCTTGGCTTCTACTACAGCCAGGCTCAGGACTGGAACAACGGCGGCTCTGCGGCGGGCGGGCATTGGGACCCGAAGCAAGACCGCAACATGACCGAGTACATCCAGAACGTCGCCGTGCCGCAGGTGAAGGAGATCCTCACCAAGTACGGCAAGATCTCGGTGCTCTGGTGGGACACCCCTTACGAGATGACCAAAGAGCGCGCCGACATCCTCCTTCCCCTCTTCAAGCTCCAGCCCGGGATCATCCACAACAACCGCCTCGGAGGCGGCTATCGCGGCGACACCGAGACTCCCGAGCAGTTCGTCCCGGCGACCGGTTACCCCG carries:
- a CDS encoding sialate O-acetylesterase; this encodes MLLLTVLGAHMLAGLALPAQVPKGPVKVFILAGQSNMEGQAVVDLAGPDYNNGKGTLETLMADPAKAAMFKHLKGADGRWTVRDDVWVRYQRENRPLLVGPLGVGFAVYGGTHHFGPELQFGHVVGNHFKNPVLLVKTAWGGKSLYKDFRPPSSGGEVGKYYTLMIAQVREAIANLDKDFPELKGRRCELAGFVWYHGWNDGVEPKTAVPEYEENLVNLILDVRREFKTPKLPVVIGELTGPWVKAEGGWDALRKAQAAAAERPELGGNVVFVPTHDFVRKPEDSPNPTHGHHEFGNAETYFLVGDALGKGMLGLYGMKTLGQNAVQTWTTHSPSRRRS